The genomic region GATAGTGGCAAGGCTGGTTAACGGACTTGAAGATTCCGAGTTCTCCATCCCCGGCCATGTGGTTGCCGACATCGCGCTTGCAGGCGAGCCCGATCAACAACCGGACGGCTCGCTGGTGCTCACCATCGAGGCGTTGACGGTCGAGGACTAGTTTAAGCGAGCGACTGGCGAAGCTCGGCGAGCGCAAGTTTCAGTTCGTCGGCCGGACTGAGGCGCTCGCCAGCGCCGGCGCCACTTGCCTTGTTGCGCAGGTGGCGCTCGATCGAATCGCGCAATTCGCCGGCGGTGGGCATGGGCCGCGGCATCGCAACGACGTTGGTGGCGCTCACCGCCATGGGCTTGTCGAGCAGCAATTCGGCAAGCTCCTCCGCCGCCTCGCTCTCGAACTCGAGCGGGCGGAGCTCGAACTCGGGAAGCTCGAAGCATCGGCGTGCGAGGAGTCGGGCGAGAAGGGCCATTCACGCTTCCTACCCTGCCAAAGGTTGCCGGCTGGTTAGGCAGACGCCGAGGATTCGATCAGCTCAACGAGCGCTTCCGTAAAGGGCTTCACGTCGTCGGGGTTGCGGCTGGTCAGGATGTTCCCATCGATCGTCGCCGGTTCGTCCACGACCTTCGCCCCGGCATTGGAGAGATCTGTGCGGATCGAAGGCCATCCCGTAACTTTTCTGCCCCGCACGAGATCGGCTTCCACGAGCAGCCAAGGGCCATGGCAGATCGCGGCAACCGGCTTGCCCGCCTGCGCAAACTCCCTGATCAGCGCAATCGCCGGCTTGTTCATTCGCAGGGCATCCGGGTTTCGGACCCCGCCGGGCAGGACCAACGCGTCGAAATCGGCCGAGCGAGCGTCCTCGATCCTCACGTCGGGCCGGATCGTCCTGCCCGGATCGTCGTGCACCGTCGCCTGGATCGGCCTCAAGTCCGGCGAGGCGAGCATTACCTGCGCGCCCATCGCCATCAGCATTTCGCGCGGGCCGAACAGCTCCGACTCCTCGAACCCGTCGGTGGCGACGAT from Sphingomonas anseongensis harbors:
- a CDS encoding type 1 glutamine amidotransferase domain-containing protein, coding for MPKIRDSRVLIVATDGFEESELFGPREMLMAMGAQVMLASPDLRPIQATVHDDPGRTIRPDVRIEDARSADFDALVLPGGVRNPDALRMNKPAIALIREFAQAGKPVAAICHGPWLLVEADLVRGRKVTGWPSIRTDLSNAGAKVVDEPATIDGNILTSRNPDDVKPFTEALVELIESSASA